A genomic stretch from Caulobacter sp. FWC2 includes:
- a CDS encoding DUF3667 domain-containing protein: MTAADLEAGVADSAASFIRPKKKPFTHQGEPCKNCGTPLEGWYCHSCGQNADTHHRSILHLIWEAIEGMFHLDGRLANTLPLLFFKPGKLAKDYMEGRIVRHVPPFRTFLVALLLFIFSAEHAIHGFRHQQELKEEKEAAELATPAGRKVKADLIRKGATEDRDGRLMSAAAQRDEDLKEAGADKAKIAQEYADDVKEAQDRYAKLVAEADALEKNPNAAAEALAKLHNRGSEVAEQIRDMDFQSSDKLEASANKIADAQIAGQHFNVVAPDETKRAEIKAAVAEQGHGASGKRDYGAETLGSWKKNLAKAVANPDYFLLVMFGWAHRLAVLLLPITGLSLALVYVNKRQYFIYDHLLVATNLLSFSFLIYAILFVLPGAMMPWFLGIVQLWAPINLFQTLRGGYGSSIIGALLKTFIVWMISMTSFGLLVGGLMVFTLSQM; the protein is encoded by the coding sequence ATGACGGCGGCGGATCTGGAAGCAGGGGTAGCGGACTCGGCGGCGAGCTTTATTCGTCCGAAGAAGAAGCCGTTCACTCATCAGGGTGAACCCTGCAAGAATTGCGGCACGCCTCTGGAGGGCTGGTACTGCCATTCGTGCGGCCAGAACGCCGACACCCATCACCGGTCGATCCTGCACCTGATCTGGGAGGCCATCGAGGGGATGTTCCACCTCGACGGTCGCCTGGCCAACACCCTGCCGCTGCTGTTCTTCAAGCCGGGCAAGCTGGCCAAGGACTACATGGAAGGCCGGATCGTGCGCCACGTGCCGCCGTTCCGGACCTTCCTGGTGGCCCTGCTGCTGTTCATCTTCTCAGCCGAGCACGCCATCCATGGCTTCCGCCATCAGCAGGAGCTGAAGGAGGAGAAGGAAGCCGCCGAACTGGCCACGCCGGCGGGCCGCAAGGTCAAGGCCGACCTGATCCGCAAGGGGGCGACCGAGGATCGCGACGGACGCCTCATGAGCGCCGCAGCGCAGCGTGACGAAGACCTGAAGGAAGCGGGCGCCGACAAGGCCAAGATCGCCCAAGAATACGCCGACGACGTCAAGGAGGCGCAGGATCGTTACGCCAAGCTCGTCGCCGAGGCTGACGCGCTGGAGAAGAACCCCAACGCGGCCGCCGAGGCCCTGGCCAAGCTGCACAACCGTGGCTCGGAGGTCGCCGAACAGATCCGCGACATGGACTTCCAAAGCTCCGACAAGCTGGAGGCCAGCGCCAACAAGATCGCCGACGCCCAGATCGCTGGCCAGCACTTCAACGTCGTCGCGCCCGACGAGACAAAGCGGGCGGAGATCAAGGCCGCCGTCGCCGAACAGGGCCATGGCGCGAGCGGGAAGCGCGACTACGGCGCCGAGACGCTGGGCAGCTGGAAGAAAAACCTGGCCAAGGCCGTGGCCAATCCAGACTATTTCCTGCTGGTGATGTTCGGCTGGGCGCACCGCCTGGCGGTGCTGCTGCTGCCGATCACCGGCCTTTCCCTGGCGCTGGTCTACGTCAACAAGCGCCAGTACTTCATCTACGATCACCTGCTGGTCGCCACGAACCTGCTGTCGTTCTCGTTCCTGATCTACGCGATCCTGTTCGTGCTGCCCGGGGCGATGATGCCGTGGTTCCTCGGGATCGTGCAGCTGTGGGCGCCGATCAACCTCTTCCAGACCCTGCGCGGCGGCTACGGCTCCAGCATCATTGGCGCGCTGCTCAAGACGTTCATTGTCTGGATGATCAGCATGACCTCCTTCGGCCTCCTGGTCGGCGGCCTGATGGTCTTCACCCTTTCCCAGATGTAG
- a CDS encoding DUF1489 family protein has product MALHIIKLVVGCETIDDLLAWHRDASQPWIMHTRMTPKRIDEVLDGGSLYRVFKGQVLCRQKILAIDTVGEGAASRCEVTVDPPIIRVAPQPRRAFQGWRYLKPEDAPPDLTESEAADLPPDLARQLRELGAW; this is encoded by the coding sequence ATGGCGTTGCACATCATCAAGCTGGTCGTCGGATGCGAGACGATCGACGATCTCCTGGCCTGGCACAGGGACGCGAGCCAGCCCTGGATCATGCACACCCGCATGACGCCCAAGCGGATCGACGAGGTGCTGGACGGCGGCTCGCTGTATCGGGTGTTCAAGGGGCAGGTTCTTTGCCGCCAGAAGATCCTGGCGATCGATACGGTCGGGGAGGGGGCGGCGTCGCGTTGCGAGGTGACGGTCGATCCGCCGATTATCCGCGTGGCGCCGCAGCCGCGCCGGGCCTTTCAGGGCTGGCGCTACCTGAAGCCCGAGGACGCGCCGCCTGACCTGACCGAGAGCGAAGCCGCCGACCTGCCGCCGGATCTCGCCCGCCAGCTGCGCGAGCTGGGCGCGTGGTGA
- the panC gene encoding pantoate--beta-alanine ligase, producing the protein MTQIVRTVAQMREHVRAWKAAGQRVALVPTMGALHEGHLTLIRLAQQNADRVIATVFVNPKQFAPHEDFDAYPRGEAIDAEKLASVGCDLMFAPNGAEMYAPGFATAITVSGVSEPLEGAARPQFFGGVATVVAKLFIQSQADVAVFGEKDYQQLQVVKRMTRDLDIPIEIIGAPTARAEDGLALSSRNAYLSAEERAAAVALPTAMKTAAAAVAAGGRIDEAEQTATAALKAAGFGQVDYVEVREANDLSRLGPGPIGQTPSGPIMGRILVAAWLGKTRLIDNMAVA; encoded by the coding sequence ATGACCCAGATCGTTCGCACCGTCGCGCAGATGCGCGAGCACGTCCGCGCCTGGAAGGCCGCCGGCCAGCGCGTGGCCCTGGTTCCGACCATGGGCGCCCTGCACGAGGGCCACCTGACCCTGATCCGCCTGGCCCAGCAGAACGCCGACCGGGTGATCGCCACCGTCTTCGTCAATCCCAAGCAGTTCGCCCCGCACGAGGACTTCGACGCCTATCCGCGCGGCGAGGCGATCGACGCCGAGAAGCTGGCCTCGGTCGGCTGCGACCTGATGTTCGCCCCCAATGGCGCGGAGATGTACGCCCCCGGCTTCGCCACGGCGATCACGGTCTCGGGCGTCTCCGAACCGCTGGAAGGCGCGGCGCGGCCGCAGTTCTTCGGCGGCGTCGCCACCGTGGTGGCCAAGCTGTTCATCCAGAGCCAGGCCGACGTCGCGGTGTTCGGCGAGAAGGACTACCAGCAGTTGCAGGTGGTCAAGCGGATGACCCGCGACCTGGATATCCCCATCGAGATCATCGGCGCCCCGACGGCGCGGGCCGAGGACGGCCTCGCCCTCTCCTCGCGCAACGCCTACCTGTCCGCCGAAGAACGCGCCGCCGCCGTGGCCTTGCCGACGGCGATGAAGACCGCCGCCGCCGCGGTCGCCGCGGGCGGTCGGATCGACGAGGCCGAGCAAACGGCGACGGCCGCGCTGAAAGCGGCCGGCTTTGGTCAGGTCGACTATGTGGAAGTGCGGGAGGCCAACGACCTGTCGCGCCTGGGCCCCGGCCCGATCGGCCAGACGCCTAGTGGGCCTATTATGGGCCGCATTCTGGTCGCCGCGTGGCTGGGCAAGACGCGGCTGATCGACAATATGGCGGTAGCCTAG
- a CDS encoding enoyl-CoA hydratase-related protein, with the protein MTNPIADPIVEVNDTETMTPLVHIDSTPDGAVTVWINRPDKKNAFDAETISGLRQAFETLHGAEGVRIVFLRGVSGMFSAGADLDWMAASIEQDEDDNRADALELAHMLKALHDIPALTVALVEGPAFGGGAGLVAACDHAIALMDAKFSFSEVKLGLTPATISPYVIQALGPRITKLLFATGRVFDADEAWGFGLVDEVFEDVASLEVARDALIEEMAPCAPGAIGDAKALVNDFAGQKIDKGLIEESAKRIARRRVSEEGQEGVRAFLARRKPSWAE; encoded by the coding sequence ATGACCAACCCGATCGCCGATCCCATCGTTGAAGTGAACGACACCGAGACCATGACTCCGCTCGTCCACATCGACAGCACGCCCGACGGCGCGGTGACGGTCTGGATCAACCGGCCCGACAAGAAGAACGCCTTCGACGCCGAGACCATCTCGGGCCTGCGCCAGGCCTTCGAGACCCTGCACGGGGCCGAGGGCGTGCGGATCGTGTTCCTGCGCGGCGTCAGCGGCATGTTCAGCGCCGGCGCCGATCTGGACTGGATGGCCGCGTCCATCGAACAGGACGAGGACGACAACCGCGCCGACGCCCTTGAGCTGGCCCACATGCTCAAGGCGCTGCACGACATCCCGGCCCTGACCGTGGCTCTGGTCGAAGGCCCAGCCTTCGGCGGCGGCGCCGGTCTGGTGGCCGCCTGCGACCACGCCATCGCCCTGATGGACGCCAAGTTCTCGTTCTCCGAGGTCAAGCTGGGCCTGACCCCGGCGACCATCAGCCCGTACGTCATCCAAGCCCTGGGTCCGCGCATCACCAAGCTGCTGTTCGCGACCGGTCGGGTGTTCGACGCCGACGAGGCCTGGGGCTTTGGCCTGGTCGACGAAGTGTTCGAGGACGTCGCCAGCCTGGAAGTCGCCCGCGACGCCCTGATCGAGGAAATGGCACCCTGCGCTCCGGGCGCGATCGGCGACGCCAAGGCCCTGGTCAACGACTTCGCTGGCCAGAAAATCGACAAGGGCCTGATCGAAGAGAGCGCCAAGCGCATCGCTCGCCGCCGTGTGTCGGAAGAGGGCCAAGAAGGGGTGCGCGCCTTCCTCGCCCGTCGTAAACCCTCCTGGGCTGAGTAA
- a CDS encoding methyltransferase domain-containing protein, which yields MASWDPDVYALYRRYRERAALDLLTAIPRDLEPREIWDLGCGLGEQAALLAARHRAARVRGMDSSPEMLARAKALPAPVEWVLGDIASFAPDVPADLIFSNAALQWVDDHATLIPRLAATLATGGMLAVQLPVADGLAWRGTLTEIAADGPWAARLTGVEGVRPANAPEDYYAWLEPTCPEVDIWTTTYLHALHGQDPIVDWTMGTTLRPYLDALADDEKKPFLDAWRARLALDYPRREDGATLFPFKRLFIVARKA from the coding sequence ATGGCCAGCTGGGATCCGGACGTCTACGCACTCTATCGCCGCTATCGCGAGCGGGCGGCGCTGGATCTGCTGACGGCTATTCCCCGCGACCTGGAGCCGCGCGAGATATGGGACCTGGGCTGCGGCCTTGGCGAGCAGGCTGCCCTGTTGGCCGCGCGGCATCGGGCGGCGCGGGTGCGGGGCATGGACTCCAGCCCGGAGATGCTGGCGCGGGCCAAGGCTCTGCCGGCGCCGGTCGAGTGGGTGCTGGGCGATATCGCCAGCTTCGCGCCGGACGTTCCGGCCGACCTGATCTTCAGCAACGCCGCCCTGCAGTGGGTGGATGACCACGCGACCTTGATCCCTCGCTTGGCCGCGACCCTGGCGACCGGCGGCATGCTGGCCGTGCAGCTGCCGGTGGCCGACGGGCTAGCCTGGCGCGGTACGTTGACCGAGATCGCCGCCGACGGGCCGTGGGCGGCGCGGCTGACCGGCGTCGAGGGCGTGCGTCCCGCCAATGCGCCCGAGGACTACTACGCCTGGCTGGAGCCGACCTGTCCCGAGGTCGACATCTGGACCACGACCTATCTGCACGCCCTGCATGGCCAGGACCCGATCGTCGACTGGACGATGGGCACGACCTTGCGCCCCTATCTGGACGCGCTGGCGGATGATGAGAAGAAGCCCTTCCTCGACGCCTGGCGAGCCCGGCTGGCGCTGGACTATCCGCGGCGCGAGGACGGCGCGACGCTGTTTCCGTTCAAGCGTCTGTTCATCGTCGCCCGAAAGGCGTGA
- a CDS encoding carboxyl transferase domain-containing protein has protein sequence MPKLNSAIDASGDAFARNAAHNRALAEELRVKVAEAALGGPASSRERHASRGKLLPRQRVERLLDPGSPFLEIGQLAACDLYGGEAPGAGIICGVGRVSGREVMIVANDATVKGGAYFPMTVKKHLRAQEIAAQNRLPCVYLVDSGGANLPHQAEVFPDRDHFGRIFFNQARMSAVGIPQIACVMGSCTAGGAYVPAMSDETVIVRNQGTIFLAGPPLVKAATGEVISAEELGGADTHGRRSGVVDHVAENDEHALEIVRSIVANLNTTKPEQLVITESEPPLYDPEELYGIVPTDVRAPYDVREVIARIVDGSQFDEFKALYGTTLVCGFARIWGQPVAILANNGVLFSESAVKGAHFIELACKRKIPLVFLQNISGFMVGGKYEAGGIAKDGAKLVTAVASAEVPKFTVLIGGSFGAGNYGMCGRAYSPRFLFTWPNSRISVMGGEQAASVLATVHRDAAKWTPEEAEAFKTPIRQRYEDEGNPYHATARLWDDGIIDPAQTRDVLGLAISASLNAPIPETTFGVFRM, from the coding sequence ATGCCGAAGTTGAACTCCGCTATCGACGCGTCCGGTGACGCTTTCGCCCGCAACGCGGCCCACAACCGCGCCTTGGCCGAGGAATTGCGGGTCAAGGTCGCCGAAGCGGCGTTGGGCGGTCCCGCGAGTTCGCGTGAGCGCCATGCCTCGCGCGGCAAGCTGTTGCCGAGGCAGCGCGTCGAGCGCCTGCTGGATCCCGGCTCGCCCTTCCTGGAGATCGGCCAACTGGCGGCCTGCGACCTCTATGGCGGCGAGGCGCCGGGCGCGGGGATCATCTGCGGCGTCGGCCGCGTGTCGGGCCGCGAGGTTATGATCGTCGCCAACGACGCCACGGTGAAGGGCGGCGCCTACTTCCCGATGACGGTGAAGAAGCACCTGCGGGCCCAGGAGATCGCCGCCCAGAACCGCCTGCCGTGCGTCTATCTGGTCGACAGCGGCGGCGCGAACCTGCCGCACCAGGCTGAGGTCTTCCCGGACCGCGACCACTTCGGCCGCATCTTCTTCAATCAGGCGCGGATGAGCGCCGTGGGCATCCCGCAGATCGCCTGCGTCATGGGCTCGTGCACCGCCGGCGGGGCCTATGTCCCGGCGATGAGCGACGAGACCGTCATCGTCCGCAACCAGGGCACCATCTTCCTGGCCGGTCCGCCGTTGGTGAAGGCCGCCACGGGCGAGGTGATCAGCGCCGAGGAACTGGGGGGCGCCGACACCCACGGCCGCCGCTCGGGCGTCGTCGACCACGTGGCCGAGAACGACGAGCACGCTCTGGAGATCGTCCGCTCGATCGTCGCCAACCTCAACACGACCAAGCCCGAACAACTGGTCATCACCGAGTCCGAGCCGCCGCTGTACGATCCGGAAGAGCTCTACGGCATCGTCCCGACCGACGTCCGGGCGCCCTACGACGTCCGCGAGGTCATCGCCCGCATCGTTGACGGCAGCCAGTTCGACGAGTTCAAGGCGCTTTACGGCACGACCCTGGTCTGCGGTTTCGCTCGCATCTGGGGCCAGCCGGTGGCGATCCTGGCCAACAACGGCGTGCTGTTCAGCGAGAGCGCCGTGAAGGGCGCGCACTTCATCGAGCTGGCCTGCAAGCGCAAGATCCCGCTGGTGTTCCTGCAGAACATCTCGGGCTTCATGGTCGGCGGCAAGTACGAGGCCGGCGGCATCGCCAAGGACGGCGCCAAGCTGGTCACGGCCGTCGCCTCGGCCGAGGTTCCCAAGTTCACCGTCCTGATCGGCGGCAGCTTCGGCGCGGGCAACTACGGCATGTGCGGCCGAGCCTATAGCCCCCGCTTCCTGTTCACTTGGCCCAACAGCCGCATCTCGGTGATGGGCGGCGAGCAGGCCGCCAGCGTGCTGGCCACGGTCCACCGCGACGCCGCCAAGTGGACGCCGGAGGAAGCCGAAGCCTTCAAGACGCCGATCCGCCAGCGCTACGAGGATGAAGGCAATCCGTATCACGCCACGGCGCGGCTCTGGGACGACGGCATCATTGATCCGGCGCAAACCCGTGACGTGCTGGGCCTCGCAATCTCGGCGTCGCTGAATGCGCCGATCCCGGAAACCACCTTCGGCGTTTTCCGGATGTAG
- a CDS encoding division plane positioning ATPase MipZ, with amino-acid sequence MAETRVIVVGNEKGGAGKSTIAVHLVTALLYGGAKVAVLDLDLRQRTSGRFFENRVAWAASKKLDLPMPLSLTLSDNDIALAEKGDEEQVAGFEAAFARAAEECDFILIDTPGGDSAITRLAHGRADLVVTPMNDSFVDFDMLGTVDPVTLELTKPSLYSLTVWEGRKQRALSGQRQAMDWVVLRNRLATTEARNRKRLEDRLTALAKRVGFRIGPGLRDRVIYRELFPFGLTIADLSPQVRPVPVSLQHLAARQELRALMHSLGLSAYSGETLLAAQ; translated from the coding sequence ATGGCCGAAACGCGCGTCATCGTCGTCGGCAACGAAAAAGGTGGTGCGGGCAAGTCCACCATCGCCGTCCACCTTGTCACTGCGCTGCTGTACGGCGGCGCCAAGGTCGCCGTGTTGGACCTGGATCTTCGCCAGCGCACCTCGGGCCGGTTCTTCGAGAACCGCGTCGCCTGGGCGGCCAGCAAGAAGCTGGACCTGCCCATGCCACTGTCGCTGACCCTCAGCGACAACGACATCGCTCTGGCCGAAAAGGGCGACGAAGAGCAGGTCGCCGGTTTCGAGGCCGCCTTCGCCCGCGCGGCGGAGGAATGCGACTTCATCCTGATCGACACCCCCGGCGGCGACAGCGCCATCACGCGCCTGGCCCACGGCCGCGCGGACCTGGTGGTTACGCCGATGAACGACAGCTTCGTCGATTTCGACATGCTGGGCACCGTCGACCCGGTGACCCTGGAGCTGACCAAGCCCAGCCTCTATTCGCTGACCGTCTGGGAAGGCCGCAAGCAGCGCGCCCTGTCGGGCCAGCGCCAGGCCATGGACTGGGTGGTGCTGCGCAACCGCCTCGCCACCACCGAGGCCCGCAACCGCAAGCGCCTGGAGGACCGGCTGACGGCCCTGGCCAAGCGCGTCGGCTTCCGCATCGGCCCCGGCCTGCGCGACCGGGTCATCTATCGCGAGCTGTTCCCGTTCGGCCTGACCATCGCCGACCTGTCGCCGCAGGTGCGCCCGGTGCCGGTGTCGCTTCAGCACCTGGCCGCCCGCCAGGAACTGCGCGCCCTGATGCACAGCCTGGGCCTGTCGGCCTATTCCGGCGAGACCCTGCTGGCGGCGCAGTAG
- a CDS encoding acetyl/propionyl/methylcrotonyl-CoA carboxylase subunit alpha — MISSVLIANRGEIARRIIRTARELGVRTIAVYSEADAHAPFVMEADAAILIGPAPAKESYLDPKKILAAAKQMGAEAIHPGYGFLSENADFAQSVIDAGLVWIGPPPSAIRAMGLKDAAKKVMIEAGVPTTPGYLGEDQSVERLTAEAAKIGYPVLIKAVAGGGGKGMRKVDKAEDFEAALGSCRREAAASFGDDRVLLEKYVTRPRHIEVQVFGDTFGNVVHLFERDCSLQRRHQKVIEEAPAPGMDEATREAVCAAAVKAAQAVGYVGAGTVEFIADASEGLRADRIWFMEMNTRLQVEHPVTEMVTGQDLVEWQLLVASGEPLPLEQDEITLDGWAMEARLYAENPATGFLPSTGKLKHFRLPEGDVRVDSAVEEGGEVTPFYDPMIAKLIAHGVDREDAAQRLAEACALVEVWPVKTNAAFLAKCASHPDFIDGAVDTGFIEARLDELVERSFSDEPAMAAIGWRLDSFLEAEARRDPWESAPSKLLGFRMNAPRAPMHLPMSADGKAMPLQVALIGGGSEDWSWDIRHADGATFDEVTRLPTTYGKGPIQVFEGGDVQTFDFEAQVGGAGEGAASDGVILSPMPGKIVSVAVEAGQTVTKGQTLLTLEAMKMEHALAAPFDGVVAELSATAGGQVSEGVVLVKLEAAAG, encoded by the coding sequence TTGATCTCCTCCGTCCTGATCGCCAACCGAGGCGAGATCGCCCGTCGCATCATCCGCACCGCCCGTGAGCTGGGCGTGCGGACGATCGCGGTCTATTCCGAAGCGGACGCCCATGCGCCCTTCGTCATGGAGGCCGACGCCGCGATCCTGATCGGCCCGGCGCCGGCCAAGGAGAGCTATCTGGATCCGAAAAAGATCCTGGCGGCGGCCAAGCAGATGGGGGCCGAGGCCATCCACCCCGGCTACGGCTTCCTGTCCGAGAACGCCGACTTCGCCCAGAGCGTGATCGACGCCGGCCTGGTCTGGATCGGTCCGCCGCCCTCGGCGATCCGGGCCATGGGCCTGAAGGACGCCGCCAAGAAGGTGATGATCGAGGCGGGCGTGCCGACCACGCCCGGCTATCTGGGCGAGGACCAATCGGTCGAGCGTCTGACGGCCGAGGCGGCCAAGATCGGCTACCCCGTGTTGATCAAGGCGGTGGCCGGCGGCGGCGGCAAGGGCATGCGCAAGGTCGACAAGGCCGAGGACTTCGAAGCCGCCCTCGGCTCGTGCCGCCGCGAGGCCGCCGCCAGCTTCGGCGACGACCGGGTGCTGCTGGAGAAGTACGTCACCCGGCCGCGCCACATCGAGGTGCAGGTGTTCGGCGACACCTTCGGCAACGTCGTCCACCTGTTCGAGCGCGACTGCTCGCTGCAGCGCCGCCACCAGAAGGTCATCGAGGAGGCTCCGGCCCCCGGCATGGACGAGGCCACGCGAGAGGCCGTCTGCGCCGCCGCGGTCAAGGCCGCCCAGGCCGTGGGCTATGTCGGGGCCGGCACGGTCGAGTTCATCGCCGACGCCTCCGAGGGGCTGCGCGCCGACCGCATCTGGTTCATGGAGATGAACACCCGCCTGCAGGTCGAGCACCCGGTCACCGAGATGGTCACCGGCCAGGACCTGGTCGAGTGGCAACTGCTGGTCGCCTCGGGCGAGCCCCTGCCGCTGGAGCAGGACGAGATCACGCTGGATGGCTGGGCCATGGAGGCCCGCCTCTATGCCGAGAACCCGGCCACCGGCTTCCTGCCCTCGACCGGCAAGCTGAAGCACTTCCGCCTGCCGGAGGGCGATGTCCGCGTCGACAGCGCGGTGGAGGAGGGCGGCGAGGTCACGCCCTTCTACGACCCGATGATCGCCAAACTGATCGCCCACGGCGTCGACCGCGAGGACGCCGCTCAGCGCCTGGCCGAGGCCTGCGCCCTGGTCGAGGTCTGGCCGGTCAAGACCAACGCCGCCTTTCTGGCCAAGTGCGCCAGCCACCCGGACTTCATCGACGGCGCCGTGGATACCGGCTTCATCGAGGCCCGTTTGGACGAACTGGTCGAGCGCAGCTTCAGCGACGAGCCGGCCATGGCCGCGATCGGCTGGCGGCTGGACAGCTTCCTGGAGGCCGAGGCCCGCCGCGACCCGTGGGAAAGCGCGCCGTCCAAGCTGCTGGGCTTCCGCATGAACGCCCCGCGCGCCCCGATGCATCTGCCGATGTCGGCCGACGGCAAGGCCATGCCGCTGCAAGTCGCCCTGATCGGCGGCGGCTCCGAGGACTGGTCCTGGGACATCCGCCACGCCGACGGCGCGACCTTCGACGAGGTCACCCGCCTGCCGACCACCTATGGCAAGGGTCCGATCCAGGTGTTCGAAGGCGGCGACGTCCAGACCTTCGATTTCGAGGCCCAAGTCGGCGGGGCGGGCGAGGGCGCGGCTTCGGACGGCGTTATCCTGTCGCCGATGCCGGGCAAGATCGTCTCCGTCGCTGTCGAGGCCGGCCAGACGGTGACCAAGGGGCAGACGCTGCTGACCCTGGAAGCCATGAAGATGGAACACGCCCTGGCCGCGCCGTTCGACGGCGTGGTCGCCGAACTCTCGGCCACGGCCGGTGGCCAGGTCAGCGAGGGCGTGGTGCTGGTGAAGCTGGAGGCTGCGGCCGGCTGA
- a CDS encoding patatin-like phospholipase family protein: protein METPLPDDSALARLFARERRSGTAAWFSLPGGATLFRPGEDADQLYFLKTGRLGAFRHDEGQEQQFLGVIRPGEPAGEMALVGGSAHSAYMVALRDSEVLSLPRDDFFEAAEEDPHVMLELSRLMIRRTRQAQTHAAIGDPSVFGFIAVESGAAIRPVVERLARCIEALSYSVTVEGCESLLAPTEWFSNVEREHDFVLYVAEADETAWKHVVGRQVDRLFRIGRGDRTPPAEIPSYASGPLQAQRLVDLILLQSASLARPSGSAAWMAATQAARLFHLRENGVADMERLARVLTGQSVGLVLSGGGARAYAHIGAIQAMRERGVPIDFVGGASMGAIVAAGIAMGWDDGELEHRIRKAFVDTSPLDDIAFPLIAMTRGEKVRARLDEHFGTVDISDLWLPFFCVSSNLTSGAYQLHRTDDLQAALRASISLPGVMPPATENGQVLVDGAVMKNFPADVMRSFQLGPIVGVDVTRGRSITADDIVVPPSLWSWIVSGEWRKGPPIVALLMRAATVTTGRDLAAAREATDVLITPKLEGVDIRDWRAFEPAVKAGYMAASQALDALHKPVDELRRRPSLAEKRADATLHPGR from the coding sequence GTGGAAACGCCCCTACCCGACGACTCGGCTTTGGCTCGCCTGTTCGCCCGAGAACGGCGGAGCGGGACAGCCGCGTGGTTTTCGCTACCCGGCGGAGCGACCCTCTTCCGGCCCGGCGAGGACGCCGACCAGCTCTATTTCCTGAAGACCGGGCGTCTGGGCGCCTTCCGCCACGATGAGGGCCAGGAGCAGCAGTTCCTAGGCGTGATCCGCCCCGGTGAACCCGCCGGCGAGATGGCCCTGGTCGGCGGCAGCGCGCACTCGGCCTACATGGTCGCCTTGCGCGACAGCGAGGTCCTGTCCCTGCCCCGCGATGACTTCTTCGAGGCCGCCGAGGAAGACCCGCACGTGATGCTGGAGCTGTCGCGGCTGATGATCCGCCGCACCCGCCAGGCTCAGACCCACGCGGCGATCGGCGACCCCTCCGTGTTCGGCTTCATCGCGGTCGAGTCCGGCGCGGCGATCCGTCCGGTCGTCGAGCGCCTGGCCCGTTGCATTGAGGCCCTGAGCTATTCGGTCACCGTCGAGGGCTGCGAGTCGCTGCTGGCTCCGACCGAATGGTTCAGCAATGTCGAGCGCGAGCACGACTTCGTTCTCTATGTCGCCGAGGCCGACGAGACCGCCTGGAAGCACGTGGTCGGCCGCCAGGTGGACCGGCTGTTCCGGATCGGACGCGGCGACCGTACGCCGCCGGCCGAAATCCCCTCCTACGCCTCGGGTCCGCTGCAGGCCCAACGGCTGGTCGACTTGATCCTGCTGCAGTCGGCCAGCCTGGCGCGGCCCAGCGGCTCGGCGGCCTGGATGGCCGCGACTCAGGCCGCACGGCTGTTCCACCTGCGCGAGAACGGCGTGGCCGATATGGAGCGCCTGGCGCGGGTGCTGACCGGACAATCGGTAGGCCTAGTGCTTTCCGGCGGCGGCGCCCGGGCCTATGCCCATATTGGCGCGATCCAGGCCATGCGCGAGCGCGGCGTACCGATCGACTTCGTCGGCGGCGCCTCGATGGGCGCGATCGTGGCGGCCGGCATCGCCATGGGCTGGGACGACGGCGAACTGGAGCACCGCATCCGCAAGGCCTTCGTCGACACCAGCCCGCTGGACGACATCGCCTTCCCGCTGATCGCCATGACCCGCGGCGAGAAGGTCAGGGCGCGGCTGGACGAGCATTTCGGCACGGTCGACATCAGCGACCTCTGGCTGCCGTTCTTCTGCGTGTCGTCGAACCTGACCTCGGGCGCCTACCAGCTGCATCGCACCGACGACCTCCAGGCGGCGCTGCGAGCGTCGATCTCGCTGCCGGGCGTGATGCCGCCGGCCACCGAAAATGGCCAGGTGCTGGTCGACGGGGCGGTGATGAAGAACTTCCCGGCTGACGTGATGCGATCGTTCCAACTGGGACCGATCGTCGGAGTCGACGTCACGCGAGGCCGCAGCATCACCGCCGACGACATCGTCGTGCCCCCCTCGCTGTGGAGCTGGATCGTGTCGGGCGAGTGGCGCAAGGGTCCGCCGATCGTGGCCCTGCTGATGCGCGCCGCCACGGTCACCACCGGCCGCGACCTCGCCGCCGCTCGCGAAGCCACCGACGTGCTGATCACGCCCAAGCTGGAGGGCGTCGATATCCGCGACTGGCGCGCCTTTGAGCCCGCCGTAAAGGCCGGCTACATGGCCGCCAGCCAGGCGCTGGACGCCCTGCACAAGCCCGTCGATGAACTGCGCCGCAGGCCCAGCCTGGCCGAGAAACGCGCCGACGCCACACTGCACCCAGGACGCTAG